In Brachyhypopomus gauderio isolate BG-103 chromosome 2, BGAUD_0.2, whole genome shotgun sequence, the DNA window GCAAAAGTCTTATGCAAAATATTGCAAAATGTTATTCTGGAATAGCTTCAGACTTTTTTGTTGAGggtaaaataattttcattttagATAATGAGATTTTTTGTACTACTTGATAAACTGCTGAAAGTGTCAGATGAGATTGTGACAGAGGCGGATAAATAAGGCGTTGCTGATCTCACAACCTCAAAGGACATCTACTTTGTCATGTGGGGTCACTGTGATGGTCAGTGATTTCTTGTTGCATGGCACATTATAAATGTTATTTTTGCAGCTCTACAAGTCTGTATATTAAAGTATGTTTTCACAGCTTCTGTCACAGTCTAATCATCTCCCAGCTTGACAGATTCAATCTCCATATCTTCCACAAGCAATGACAGTCACCATGGTTGATCTCATCTGAGTGAATCACGGGCAAAAAAGATATTCAGCACCTAAATATGTAAGGCCATCTTTAAGTCCCCCATAATAAGATTTTCTATCTGCATGTTGTCAGTAAACATCATTACAGTAGCCATTTTATTGGGACATTTATCTTCTAGCTGGGCTCATTTTTGCATTTTTCTGGGCCCATTTATGTGATGTTTTTTTATCTGTTTAGCTGATAAAAGACATTCTCTTCAAACCAGGAGGGATATGGTGCTTAAAGAATATGAGGATACAGGAAGTACTTGTGACAGCTCAGGAAGGCAGAGGATTCATATGCTTGCAGCTCACATGACAGAGGTAtttcttagggcgtactcacactaggctccgggcccgggcacggttgcctgccgaagcacggttcgtttggctagtgtgagcgctccaaccgtgcccgggcccggatcagtgctcgggcccgcttgaagaggtgggccagggcacgattcatgtggactcgggcccGGTTCGCTTCTAATCAATAATCATAATCAGTACATTATTGCTGCATAATCCCACCAAGGGCCAGATCTATCTGTACGCCGCCAATGTTTTTCTCCCTTTACTTTTCTCTGTGTAGTGTCTGGGGAGCTGGGTTTAAGCTGTGTCTGATATCTGCTGACAGACTAAGACATGGGACATTTTATTTGTCTGGTTTAGTCTCTTTGGTCAAGGCAAGCATAGTAAAATCCAACTCCACAAGCCCAAAGACAGAGATGGATGACTTTAGAGTGTTTCAAAATCAATGCTTCAGAGTATATCCACAGGAGGAACTGAGCAGTTAATCACATCACATCTTAGCATTTGTTTCATAATACTTTAAACTTCAAAATAGTTTGTGCTTGTGACAGGGGTTAATTGTTCCCTCCTAGTGTAACTGCTGGGATGACTGTATTTTTGAAGCATTGTTTGAAGCAATGCATCAGTTTTCAAATTCATTATAAACATTTTAAGAAGCTGACAAAGTCCCTTGTGCTCACACACCAAATAGCCACAGCTTCTCATTGGGAATCACTGGCCATCAAAAGCATTGAATCTGGCTCTGTCAGAACTGTAAAGCTGAATGAAACTGAAAACGATTTTGTTTTGCGCTAATGGTCATCTTGACATGTCCACAGAAATGTGTCACACTATAGTTGGGTAAAATAGGTTATTGTAGTGGTTTCACTAATGTCTGTACTGTTAATTTGTCATCATCCTGTTGAAGTCTGACATTTATTTTATAGTGTTAGAAATGGAAGTTTTTTTCAAACACATGCTGTAAAACAGTGAAGCAAGTTAAATAAAAGGCTTGACTGTACTGTACATAGTACATAGTGTGGCAAATGCCTGGAGCTCAAGATTATACTGTGATCCATAATATGACAAGGATGACACAGAAGTGTAAAACTTCGATATTTTACCATCAGTTATAATTTATAACTTATAAACACTCGACCAGCATGGCGAGGTAGCCAACCATCCCTCTATGGAGGCCGGGTTATAGCTTTGTACTGCGGTCTGactactgccctctagtgagtATGACAGTATACAGCATAACTCTATTACTGTAAGCATGCGAAAAGTGAGCGGAATTGAGCTTCCGTACCAAGAAATAAGCGTTCAAATTCAGGGTGGCGTGTTTTTAACGTGGGGATTATTGTGACCGCGTGGCCAGTCAATCCCACGGTAGCAAGCGGACACGACACACACCTCAGCTCAGCTTTAAGAATTTTATTTTCTCTTAAAAATTTGAACAAGAGCAAGTTCCCATAAAAACGATGCACAGTATTCAAGTTACTCAGTTACTTCATCTAATCTTAATCTAAGCCTCGCCCAACGGCACTGACTAGTGTCCCCGCCAAACCACCTAAAACCAGCAGGTGCCCACCACATTCATATGTCTTCATATTCAAGTAAGGCAGCGCATTTCTCTAAAGAATGTACAGATGTTACGTAAGAAAATACATTATTCCGGCTCCACAATATATATTGCACTATGGTAAGTATGTTCTAGTCGATCTTGAGTTATGCAAGTTCATTTCTCTTTCTTCCATGTACAGGTGTTCCCTCGAGCGTCGCCTCAGTCTAAACGGTTATGGTGAGTTTTCTGTGTCTCAGTCTGTTATGCGGGTTCGTCATCACATTGAGGGTTTTTTTTACCCGTCGAAGTGTGTGACAgaagggaggagaagggaggagctGCTCACTTAAACACTCCCAATGTGCGCCGCATTCGTCGGTCAATTTCTCCGCAGTCCCTGGGGCGAGACACGCGCGTGCAGTCTCGCGCGTGCTGCTAATCGATCCTGTAATCCTGTAAAATGTCACACTATTCAGACTTCACGTTTTTCACGTTACCATTTATTCATAAGTCATAAGCGTTCAAAATCGTGGTGTGTTTTAATGTCTTTcttgtcatgtttgtgtgtaatcGGTCGATTTCTCCGCGGTCCCCGCGAGACGACGGAGTGTGTGTCTAAAACACTTAACGTGACTTTATGTACTAAAACAACAGCTTATGCACGCCAAACCTCTCACAATAATTACTGGCCTCTCACAATAAGTACTTTCTACGTCTGAAAGGACAAACCTGTGATCAAAAAGAATCCAATCATTTTTACGTTAAGCTTTTCCCTCCCGTTTAAACCCATTATAACGGAAAGGCTTAACGTGACTTATGTACTAAAACAACTAGGGGCTCAAAACGTCTTTCAGTTTTTACTACTCATACATATCCTACTTTCTATTGCTGAAATGTTCCACAACGATGTAATCATTTTCAGGTTAAGCTTTTCCGCCTTATAACAAGTTTTAAAAATGCGTCAAATGCGTCGCTGCATTGTGATTGAGTGTTAAAACGACTTTAAACACTCGTTTTTATTAAACGGGTTGTTTTCCAAATCCTCGACCATCACTTGTACCCGTCCTCCCTCGTCACAGAATGATTTATTTACAGGACCCACTTCACTAAATGTTTATCCCCAAGAGGTAGGCTTGAGGGGGCCTCTAAAATATAACGGGGTGAATATATAGAGTCTCAAAGAAGTCACAAATGTATTTATGGACTGTagacattctggaaggttaagAGCTCCACCATGCGTGTATAGGATCACCTTCCTCTACCTCATGCTCTTAAAAACTAATGGTCAAACTCTAAATGGGTGAAGTGATTGGATAATCAAATTATTAAAATTCTCATTTCTTTGAAGTTACAACTACTAActttaatgtattttatataattggtttaTCTAAGATTTCTACTGAACAGTTAAAAGAGGTTAACAATTTCTTTACCCTAAACACGAGTTAAGGAGCATTTGATTGAGGATTAATGCAAGGAAATTTTGAAGAGAGTAatgaaacaacagacatttgATAGAAGTTAAACTCAGATAGCCATACATTACTGTCTGATTAACCTTGGACAtaatagtaggcctatgttAAAACATATTACTTTGTGGAGCTGTGGGAAAAGAGGACATGTATATCTGTGAATGTGTCTGTGCGATGCGAAGATGGTTGTCTTGGTCAGTTTGAAGGTTGATGGAATTTAGGTTCATGGTTCCTTGAAGTACAACCAAACTGGTAAGAGGTTTAAAACTGGTTTAGGTTCTTGCATTCCAACCTGTGGAAATCAGAATCAATCCCAAATGAACACAAGCATATAAGACATAAAGGAAAGACATGTGAATTCCTTCAGTATGCCCCTTTCATGCTACCTACTCGAGAAGGACAGAGCAGGATTGTTAACCTCTACCACGTTCATGCAAGAGTACTGGCCATGCACACCTACTTCAACAAAGACAATCTAGACTGATTTCTAGAAGGTTCTGTCTCTATTCTGTGTAGCAGACTTCGAGAGACTTCACAAAAATTAGATAGTCATACCACAAGTACAAACTCAAGACAACATACAATAATGATAAATACAATATAGAGATGACACTTCTAATTCAAGAACGTTGTACCACAAGTCTCTCGTTAGTCCTTTCAGCTACCTTGGAGTCTGGTTCAGTGAGTCAACCTCATGAGTCAAATCCTGGATAATGTCCTTATAGTCATTGTTAGGGTTAACAACATTAGTGCAGCATTCAGAGCTTATTGCTGAACAGGAACAAACTTGGCTGAATCATATATAAACCAGAGTTAGTTGCCTTTGCATAATCATCCTGTGTATCTGGTGGAAGTAATATCAAGAGAATATTAAAAACACTCCACTGTTCTTGTATAGATGAGGACAGACCTGATATTAGCCCTTGAATAAGAAACAATTGTGTTTAAGAGTAATCTGTGGATGTCAGTGATGTCTTCACTAAATTCCTGGTATTTAATGCTCTTTCATAATTTATTATTAAGAAATAGGGTGGACCTTTTGGAATTTTGGAGCATGGAAATTACATTTAAAGTTATCCAGCAGAGGGGGCTGTAGACCAGTCGTTGCAGAATTACAGAATATTTTATCTAGTTCATCTAGATTTGCCAGTTACTTCAGTAACTCAAAATGTTCTTGTTGCTTTTGATTAATTTGATCCAATAGTTTTTCTTCAGTTATTCAAttaacttgtatggtggaggatggggggggggggggggggggggttctacATGCCCATTAAAACTAAAATTGTCCCATGACAAAAGTATGACATTATAACTAATGTAGACCTAGCACCTATACATTGTGACAGAGCATGACACACTTATTAACCTAGGACTAGCACTTACACACTGCAGCAAAGTAtgacacacaataacacagatTAAGTTCCCTGTGAAAAAGAGTGAAGGACACAATGGTTAAAGATGTAGGCAGTAAATTAGGGTGGCCCTTCACTGTAGGCCATTGTACTACACTCCTCCAGTTTACAGAGCAAATGACCACTTGTGTTGAGAACTCCCTTTTTACAGAGCGCTAACTGGACCAGAGCTAGCAGTGAATTAGCCTAATAAGAAGTTATCACTAGACTGTAAATTTTAGAGAAGTATGTGAATAGAAGTAAGACATAGACTGCAGCGTATTTTGAAGGATATTTAAAAACGGAAGCAGTCGGACTGGATCCATAGCCTAATTATAACTGAAATGAGTTAGCTACATTTTAGATGAAGGCAGAGGCAGTGTGATGGACTGACAGAGGTCACTGGAATGTCAAAGCGCATGCTGATGATGTCATCAGTGGATCGAAAAATCACGGTGTGCAGCCTCTGGCCCAGTCTCGTCCATGTGCCATGCTAGGTTGCTAGGAGTCTTTTCTTTTTAGAAACTCCACATAGCTAGTGTGAGGATGCTAAAAAAACCATCATGATCTTTCAGTTCTCTGTGAGCGGCCCAATAGCAGTGGCTGTGTCACTCTGACCTACAGCACAGCACCGCCAGCTCTTCCTATATTGGCTCATCATCATTTCAGGCTCAGAGCAGAGTGTCTCTCCCCTAACTAAAGGAGACGATTCATGATGTGTCTGGCAGGAAGTCTGTGTGGCTGTTTTGGggtggaatttttttttttttgtttgtttgtttttgccttATACTTCATCGTGTTCCTTTTTAGCAGCAGATGTTTGTGACTGTAGCCTACAGGAACAGGTGGTGCGTTTCCTGGTTGCGTTTGAGTGGATATGTTCGGCTTTGCACTTTGCATGACGCGTGCAAACTGGCAAGATATGCAAGTGCCATCTGTCAATCGCTGTGTCTTATACGCCACATCGTGCTGGAGGGGACATGCGGGGACATGTCCCTGCCAAACGTGGTGGCCGGAGACATTATTAGGACACCGGCCATTGCAGAGATGTCAAGTGACGAGCCGTGGACAAAGGGAAAATAAATATGGGGACAAAGTTATTCTGTAAAGGAACATGACAGGATTGGTGTTAATTCAGCACTAAAGTTCCTTTACAAAAGGAACAAATATTCTCACTCTACCAGTTAACGAGTTTCTTCGTGTTTCAGTGCTTTTGGGAACCAGCAGTTTTTACAGTAGTCTGTATAATGTATGCACATTCTTTTCAGtgttaaattacatttagatGATGGTGTTTTTTAAGCACACAAATCCTCAAGTCAACTTGAAATCCAGCTGACATGCCCCCTAAAGCAGTAGTTACAGAAGAATATAGACTCCTTTGAACAAAGGACGGGGCTCAGCGTCTAAGCCCCGCTAATTTACTCGGGAAACTAACATTTGCGTCAGCAAGTAAAACCCGAGCAATTAACAGCTCAGTCCCTTCATGGCCCTTCTGTGGAGTGCATGGCAGGTTCTCGGCTGTTTCCCATGGTGTACTTAATAACACTTCTTGCTTATTTCATCTCCAAACCTTGGCGAGATGGAGCGGCGGGAGCTGTAGCCCAGCCGTGCGTGTCTGAGGTTGGTTTAGAGCCTTCAGCGGTTGTCTCAGACTTCTCTGGCTCTGTGCACTAATGTTGTCTCAGCTCTCAGAAATGCTAATTTGACCCCAATCACAGGCACAATCTCACTTGCACGTCACGTCGACTCTCTGTGTgccttttttcttcttctctctgtctctttttgcATTAGAGGGAAGAGCAACTTTGGAACACGATGATTTGAGCGCACGTTCGAGAAGACAGTGTAGGCCCTTTTGCAGCATTCCTGCAATTGCATGCATCGGCTGCATGTCATTATAGGATCTGCGTGGTATGAGGATTTTTACGTTTTGGCGAAGTGCACGCACACATGAGTGTGGAAGAGTTTTTGGATCAGGCTCTTAACGAAGATGCCAATAAGCAAGGCCTGGCATGTGCCTGCAATGAATCATATTAAAACATACGCCATCGTGTGTGAGCGGCTCGCATCGCTGTCTCATGATGAATGGTGCACGTTGCGTTCGTGGCAGATACTCTACAGGAGACTATTCAAGACTCCTCGTGGAAGCTGTCATTATGTTGTCGCGAACCGGGGTCCATTGTTGCCTGACAGCAGATGGCTGCTTTCAGGTCCCTCATCACGACTGTTGCACATGCCGTCTTCTCCGAGCTGCTACTCTCAGCTCTGTGTTGAAATAGCAGTTCCTGTCCTTGGAGAGCTGTCTCTCTCGGAGGGAAAACCAGTCTGGCGTCTCAATTAACAGCATGTACTCACACATTACAGTTAAAGGATGTCTTTATCTGCCAGGCTATGTTCTCTCACATCGTCCTTCTAGAAGCAGTTACAGGGTTATGAGATGGTGTTTTTGACCATTTCTCTAATTAGGGCATGACATATTAATATGCATGAACTCTTTAAAGGTCACAAGATGCCACTGACATTTTGGTCACCTAAGATGAGCCATCTTTAAAGTGAATGTCAGTTTTATATATAACACACAAAGGATAAAACCAAATGATCAGATAGTAGGAGGTGATAAATCTTCGTGTTGGCACTGAAGACTTTTCCCTTAAATAATTAAAtctgctattattattattattattattattattattattattattattaataataaattattaaatgttttgttGCACTTGAGAACAAGTCCACTGGGTCACAGGTGCAACTAGGTTTACCCAGATTCAGAGGAACAACAGAAATGCCATTACACAGCTCACAGGAGCTTGGTGACATGGCTTTGCTTttatttgtgatcgtgtctatttttttaattttttaacaaGCACGAAATGGCTGAGCTACTGCTAAAATGGAcgtgaaagaaagagaagagaagaacatGTCTGTTGGAAGTTCAGCAAACAGTATGGTCCTCTGCACTAAgcatatgtatttattttaatgtctTTCCAGAACAATATTGAAACATGCAGATATTTCTGGAAGTCACAACACAGTCAGTTTCAACAGTTTGGTGGAGGAAGATGTTTGACCATGTTTTCTTCATCCCCACCTTCttatttcagaaaaaaaaaactgtttttctGTGCAACACTCTGAGGGCACATCAAAGCCAAAAAATGTTGGACACTCTGCACCTTGCCTTTAGGATGCATGTAGGCTTGTAGCAGAGAGCATAAAATAGATCCTAATTTTGAATTCTGTTTATAGATCAATCTAGGCAAACTTGTGCTACGGCAAAATATCACAACACAGTTATTCTCACAAATCTAAAAAGTAGCACAGATAAAATCCCCATTCACATAGGTTTGATATCCATGCGATTTCAGAAATGCCCTGTTTTAACAGATGTTTGTTGCCAATATCTGAACATCTTGATTTAAAAACAACACTGCTATTGACTTTATCAAAACAGAGAACATAAACCCATTCAAAGACCTAAACCAAGAATCTAAAATCATGCTATAAAAACTCTGTTCAAATCATTACACAGAAGAGATCTGCAATTGAAACCTTGGTTTAGATTATTAGTGCTTTAAAAATGGTTTTAATTCAATTTGAGCTAGGCAGTTGATAAGGACTTGCACATCCTTTTAATCTAGCTTTAAAACCAAAATAATTGCCCAATGTGAGTAATAACAGCTATCAGGTTGAGTTATATGTGATTCTGCTTATGTAATTTGAagattttaaaataatattttaattaGAACTTTGGAATTATAAACAGTGCAGTGCGTTCCTCTGCTATTGGTCTCTGTTGTTTTGTCATACATTTCATTGACCTACAGACAACCTGCAATGTTCGTCATTCCCTTTatgtaacaaaacaaaactgggTTGTTTGGAGATATTACACAGTTTAGGCCTTTCTTATACCTGAGAAATCCATAAAGACACCTTCAAGTCGGCAGGATACTTCCAGAATGTTCCAGCTTTACTTCACAGACAGTCAAACGATTACTTCTACTACTTCTCAAGCCATAGTCAAGTGGTTCTGAAAAACACGGGTACCACTGTCTCTGAATCACTTGGTGGGGGAACACAGTTCTAGTTTCAAAATGTACTAAACCCTTTGTGTGCGCAGGGTGACAGCTGACGTGTGTGCACCGTGATCACATCGACACCATCATCCGAGCAGCCCGGGTCTTGCTCACTGTGAGAAGACCCATTGAAGACAAAATCCGCTgacttacaaacacaccacactgcaaCACGGAGATAGTGACATGCATCTACTCTTCAAAGCCATTAAGATTCGGTCTTGGTGATGTTCTGATCTACAAAGTTTTGGTTTAGAGGAAGTAAACAGTTTTTACAATGCAATTCACTGCAAAAGCAACAGGGTATTCCATAATGCTACAATTGAAAATAAATAGCAAAATGTCAGAAGTACAGGACCAAAAGAAATAATGCAGCAAATTCAGAAAGAGAAACTACATTATTAGTACTAACCCATCAAAGTGAACAGAAAAGTATCTCTTCCAAAAAATCAAATTGTCAGTCATTTTTGAAGTCAGCAACTTCCACATTTGAAGTGTTGTTCAAGGTTCTTTGTTCCGATCTATTTTGACCACTTTTTTTTGCAAAATATTGAACATATTGCTTTATGATGTTCTGATTATTTTTCACAAGAAAAAACAACCTTTTGCACCATGGTAGAGAGATTACATGTGGACATATGTGGGTCAAATCCTCAGATATGCAGTCAGTGGGACGGGATTGTCTTCCACCCATGTCGTTCCCTCAGAGATCTTCGTCATTAGGAACAGTTAGTAAGGGCAGTCTGTCCGGAACCCTCCGTAGAATGCCCTCACGGTGTCCCGCGCGTGTCGTGGGCTACTGAGCATTTCCTGCTTATGGAGCCTCCGTTCGAGGACTCGAGTGCTATGTCTGGCCGTCTCGTTCTCAGCGTGCGAGTACATTTAAAGTCATCGTCTCCTATTTACACGCAGATTTCAATAGGCGTGGCCACCAGGATGCGGCCGGCGCCGTTGCCGTTGCTGTCACGGGCAACGCGTTCGTATCCgtgggaggaggagggtgagccGTTGGTGGACACGGAGTAGTGCGCTGCCACCGGCTCCATGACGATGCCAGTCTTGGTGCCGGTGAACCCGGGCGACAAGCTCTGCTGCTTCAGGCGGTCCGCCAGCTCATCCTCctccgaggaagaggagctgAGCTCGGCCAGGTGCCCGCCGATGGTGCCGGCGTTATTGGCGTTGGCGCCGCCCCCGGGCGACGTGGCCGCGTTGCCGTTCTCCGTGTCCAGCATCCAGCAGTGTCCGAAGTAGCCGAACACGTCCTTGACGGAGCAGCGGCGCTGCGGGGCGATGGCCAGCAGGCGCCGGAACATGCGGAGCGCCTCGCCGGTGAAACGTCGCCACTGGGACGGCGCGGCACCCGCGCATCGCCGCAGCGTCTGCCAGCGCACGAACTCCTCGTAGAAGGTGTCGCACGGCATGGCCTTCTCCCAGGGGAAGTTGCCCGTcagcatgcagaagagcagcacGCCGAATGCCCACACGTCCGTGCTGTAGTCCACGGAGAAGCCCTCCTGCCGGCCCGCGTCGCACAGCTCCGGCGCCGTGTACGGGATGGTGCCGCTCACGCGCTTCACCGGCGAGCCGGCACGCCGCGTCATGCCGAAGTCCGACAGCTTCACCTTGCGGCACTCCCGATCGAAGATGAGGATGTTCTCGGGCTTGATGTCACGGTGCACCAGCTTCTTGCCGTGCAGGTAGTCCAGGGCGATGGCCACCTGGTGCACGCAGCGCTTGGCCACGCACTCCGGGAGCCCCACCTGCACAGGAGGATGAGACAGGGGAGACGGGGTGAGCGACTCAATGCTGTTACCCAACAGCGGTACCAGGATCCGCACTGGCGGGCCAGGACTGGAGCAGCGGTAGCAGGAGTCAGCAGTAGACCAGGGACCCACTGTCCCACGCCAGCAAGACTCCATGGAAGAAGTGATACTCATTAAGTAGCTTGGAGCTGATATTTGTCAAAACactatacaaacacaaaacactgttACAAATATCCCATGAGGTTTCAGGAATGAATATTACACTAAGAAAACATTTAACTTGCTCACACTTGAAAATACAACTGAGGATTTTATTGTAAAATCTCATCTAAAATTAAAATGCAATAACAACCATTGATTAAAGTATATTATATGAGATATTATATAGGCCTAATAGGTATTGCTCTTAATATAAATTCTTAAGTCTGaaggaataaataaaaaactaatataATGGTTCTATTTTCTTCATATCAACACTCAATAAAATAATGTCATTCTTTTTAGGAATAAGTCttcaaaaaaaaatcttttgcaTTGATTCCATTGCTTGACAGCATGGGCACAGACACTTTTATGTGCCTGAAGTTAATCATATGTCTCAAACTGGAACCTGTGCCATTTTGTGCCACTGATTTTGTTTGTGCTGCTACAGTTTTTGAGAACTTTATGTGGGTAGATAATACATGTGAAGTTGGTACCCCATTGCGCCAGTGATATAACAAATGTAAAGAAGCTTTAATATGTCAAAAGTAAAGCAGCAGAGATTGGCATGAAGTCATAGAGACCAAATTGGTTAAAATCTGAGACATACGGGGTACCAACTGCAGGATGCTGCTCACATCTACACTGCTAACCTGCTTTAGCTCATTTGTAGCTCCTTCTTGAGACGAGTCACCCTCAGCTCACTCACCTGTGGGGGAATGATGTCGAAGAGGTCTCCAGCTAGCGCATACTCTTGGGCAAAGATGTAGTACTCGTCTGTCTCGAAGGCGATGCCGTACATGTTGATGATGAAGGGGCACGGCGAAAGATAGAGCGAGATGCTGTACTCCCTTAGGAAGCTTTTCAGCTTCGTCGTCTTCTTCCGCAAGAACTTCAAGGCCATCTTGGTGCCTGTGGGGAGAAGGTGCCAAGGAGTTATGGTGGGTAAGCGTTTAGAGCCTCACTGAGCCAAATACAAAATCACAGCAAATTCACTGCGAATTCTGCAGAAGGACAATGTTTCAATACGTCGCCAAAGTCAATAGATTTCCGGAGGAAGATTTACAAACTATCTAAGGCAAATTCTGTGTCATCCAATGAAGGCTCTTCTAAGATGAATATGCTCCTATTTTAAACGAGATTTAACGGGACATAACTAGCTACGTATCTAGAAAATACAGATCATGTACATTTCTTTGATTATTTATAAAtcataatataaataaatattgctaCTGTAATAGACTGAAAATTCAGAGGATGTGCCTTTTTAAGGTGTGCGTCTGAAGATGTGTGTTAAAGATGTAAAGACACGTGAAAGACGGTGTCATTATTATGCCACTATTACGATGCTCAAAGCACATGCAGAATGACTTGAGCAATTCGCACTTTTTCTTCTAGCTTCCATTAGACCCTTTGACTTCATTAA includes these proteins:
- the unm_sa1261 gene encoding serine/threonine-protein kinase SBK1, with product MSSSPLVSRDSIDILEELQLIAAQNLEKLDINKYYEVIRELGKGTYGKVDLVVHKIRGTKMALKFLRKKTTKLKSFLREYSISLYLSPCPFIINMYGIAFETDEYYIFAQEYALAGDLFDIIPPQVGLPECVAKRCVHQVAIALDYLHGKKLVHRDIKPENILIFDRECRKVKLSDFGMTRRAGSPVKRVSGTIPYTAPELCDAGRQEGFSVDYSTDVWAFGVLLFCMLTGNFPWEKAMPCDTFYEEFVRWQTLRRCAGAAPSQWRRFTGEALRMFRRLLAIAPQRRCSVKDVFGYFGHCWMLDTENGNAATSPGGGANANNAGTIGGHLAELSSSSSEEDELADRLKQQSLSPGFTGTKTGIVMEPVAAHYSVSTNGSPSSSHGYERVARDSNGNGAGRILVATPIEICV